The region AACGGCTCCCTTCATGCACTTTGAAAACAGGGCTCCGGCAAAGGCTCCCACGCACATAAAGCCTGCGTGGCCCAGACTCAGCTCTCCCAGGATGCCCACGGTCAGGTTCAGGGAAACAGCCATGATGACGTAGATACAGAAAGGAACCAGCAGTCCTTTCATAAGGCTGGATATATGTCCTGTTCCCACCAGAACCTGCATGATGATATAGGCAGCCACCACCATGCCGTATGTAATCATATTATTTATGAATATCTTTCGTTTCGCGTTGCTCTTCATACCGGCACCTACACTTTCTCATTAATCTTCTTGCCCAGAATACCGGTAGGCTTCACCAGAAGCACGATAATCAGGACGGAAAACACAATGGCATCTGACATCTGTGAGGATATGTATGCCTTGGACAGAATCTCAATGACGCCCAGCAGGATACCGCCGATAAAGGCGCCGGGAATGGAGCCGATTCCTCCGAATACAGCCGCAACAAAGGCTTTGATACCCGGCATGGAACCAGTATAGGGAGTAAGGGACGGATACGCGGAGCAGAGCAGCACGCCCGCTATGGCGGCCAGTGCGGAGCCAATGGCAAATGTAAGGGCAATTGTGCCGTTTACATTGATTCCCATAAGGGTGGCAGCACCCCTGTCCTCAGAAACCGCCAGCATGGCCTGCCCGGCCTTGGACTTGTTGATAAACGCAGTGAGTCCAATCATGATGATGACACAGGAAAGGATGGTGACAACGGTCTCCCCTGTAATGGTCATCTCTCCTCCTGCCAGCTTAATGGCAGGCAGAGTCACCACAGAGGTGAAGGACTTGGTATCTGCCCCAAAGATAAGAAGGGCAACATTCTGCAGCAGGTAGCTGACACCGATTGCCGTAATGAGAACCGCGAGAGGAGAGGCGCCGCGCAGGGGCTTATAAGCAATCCGTTCAATGGTCATGCCCAACAGCGTACATACGGCCACCGCAAGGAGAACCCCCGCCATGGGCGGCAATCCCATTGTGCTGACCGTGACAAACACCACGTAGCTGCCTATCATAATAACATCGCCATGAGCGAAATTCAGCATCTTGGCAATGCCGTAAACCATTGTATATCCAAGCGCGATGATGGCATATACACTGCCCAGGCTGATGCCGTTAATCAAATAGTTAATAAAGCCCATACCTACACCTCTTCGTCTGAAGTCTTTTTTAGTTTATCGCTATAAAGCGACAGATTATTCAAAATTATATCATATATCGTTAATCGGATAGGGGAGATTTTAACCTCCCCTTCCACACCACGTAGCGTACCGTTCGGTACTACGCGGTTCAATAGTTTACTCGGACTTTCAGATAGTGGGCAGTCATATCGGGATAACCAAGTCTGTCCACTATGATTCTTTTGGTGAGTGCCGAGTTGAGCATTCCCGCCGCTCTCCACACTCCCTTTCGGCAGTTCGCCATCTCATGCACCTTCCACTCTGGTAAATGTAACGCCCGCAACATTTTATATCTTGTGCGTACCTTCTTCCATTGTTTCCAGTACACCGCTCGGATTCTGTGGCGCAGCCACTCATCCGTCTGTTCCATCAGGCTTTTCATGTCTGCATATCGATAATAGTTAATCCATCCCCTTGCATAGCTTCGGAGTTTTTCTTCCCTCTCCTGATTGCTCCATTTGTTCCCTCTGGTTGTCAGCTCCCGTATCCGGTTCTTCATTTTTGCCACCGACTTCGGGTGTATCCTCATGCGGCATTTCCCTTTATGCCGGTAAAAGCCGTAGCCCAGGTATTTTATCTTGCTGACGTGGCTCACTGTCGTTTTCTGAAGATTGACTTTCAGAAACAGTTTTCCTGTGATGAATGGCACAATGTTTTCCATCGTCCTCTCTGCGCTTTTCCTGCTTTTGCACAGAATCAGGCAGTCATCCGCATACCTCACATACTTGTGTCCCCTGCGCTCCAGTTCCTTGTCCAACTCATTCAGCATGACATTTCCACATAAGGGACTTAGCGGGCCTCCCTGCGGCACGCCCTCGGTCGTTGCGTGAAATCCTCCGTCCTCCATTACTCCGGCTTTCAGGTACTTGTGTATCAGCGAGATTACCCTCCCGTCCTTCACCGTCCTCGACAGCACCTCTATCAGCTTGCTGTGGTTCACCGTGTCAAAGTAGGATTGTAAATCCATGCTGACCACGTAGACATATCCCTCGTTGATATATTTCCTACATCTTTCCAGTGCGTCATGCGCCCCTCTGCCGGGACGGAATCCGATGCTGTTGTCAGAGAACTGTTCTTCATATAAGGGCGTCAGTTCCTGTGCGATTGCCTGTTGGATTACCCTGTCTACCACTGTGGGTATCCCCAGTTTCCTTGTTTTTCCTTTCTCCTCTTTGGGTATTTCTACCCTTCGGACTGGGTTTGGCTTGTATTTGCCTTCCCTCACCTGCTCGACCAATTCGGACTGGTGTTCTCTCAGGTAGGGTAGAAGTTCATCCACCTGCATTCCGTCAATCCCACCAACGCCTTTGTTCGTTTTGACCTTCTTATAGGCGGCATTTAGATTGTCGCTTCTAAGAATCGTATCTAGCAGGTTGTCCGTCCGAAAGTCCGTGTTGGTGTCGGGGTTCCCGGTAATCCTTTCATGGGCGTACTCTCCTGTTTCCCTTCCCTGTTCCGCAGGTATCTCTCGCAGGTAGTCCTCAATATGAAGTTGTCTGTACTTAATTCCATGTCCGGTTTCCATTTGGTAACGACACCTCCTACTGTTCAGTCCTTCCCGGTGCGTTTGCGACCGCCCGGTACTATGACCTCTGCTGACTTCTCACGGCAGGCTTTACTCCGTGACAGCGAATGTTTTATCGCCACTTTCACGTCCGTGAGACCTCCCCGGGTACTCACACGTTCTTTCCCACTTATACCTGCCCCGTTTACTGCTGGCGTTCCGTGCAGTTATTGGACTTTAGTTTGTTAGGCAACCTCATCCACGCTTCACAGCCTATCCGGACAACTTTTACAGGCCAGTGGTTTGCCTCCGGCTTCCTTCAGACCCCACCTCACGATGACGCCCTTGCCATTGGCTGCACCCTTCCCACTGCCGGGCGGGTCAGGGACTTTCACCCGTTAGAACGTGCGCCCGCCGGGCGCACCTATAAACAAGAGGGTTGTCATAGTGACAACCCTCTGTTGGGTTTTCTGGTTGGTTCTGTCCGGATTCAAAGGACTGCTGATTACATTGCAGTGTAAGCTCCGTCCGCTACCTTAACAGCCTTTGGTGCCTTGTGAGGCTCACCGTCCTCTGTCCAGGTCATGCCCTCGCCGGTCAGGCCGTCTAATTTGATGTTCAGCATAGATGCCTTTAACGCATCGCAAATCGTGCCGGCGTCTGCATCAGGAGTTACATTGGCATCTTCAATGGCAGCCTTGATAGCGTAGATCGCATCGTACGCGTCTGCCGCGAACTGGACCGGAACCTCGTTGTAAGCAGCCTTGTAGCTGTCTACGAACTTAACGGTCAGGTCGTCGGTTGCATCTGCTGCGAATGGTGTCAGGAGCATAAGTCCCTCTGCCAGCTTGGTGTCAAAATTCTCAACCTGAAGGATACCGTCCATACCGTCGCATCCAAAGAACTGGGGAGCAAATCCCATGGTGCTGGCCTGCTGAAGAATCAGGGAAGCCTCGGTATAGTAGATTGGCAGGAATACCAGCTCGGCGCCCGCATCCTTGGACTTCTGTAACTGGGTGGAAAAATCCTTGTTGCTGTCAGCGGTAAAGGCCTCGGCTGCAACAATCTCTATTCCCTGGTTTGCGGACTCTTCCACGAACTTCTCATAGATACCGCTGGAATATACGTCGGAGCTGTCATAGATAACAGCGACCTTGGAAGCCAGCTTGTTCTCGCCTATGTATTTAGCGGATGCAGCGCCCTGGTCCGGATCGGAGAAGCAGATACGGAATACGTTGGGGTTAGCCGCACACTCGACAGCGGAACCGGATGGTGTAATCTGGAACATGTTGTCAGCTGCGGTCTTGTCCGCAACTGCGATACATGGAGCGGAGGTTACCGTGCCCATCAGCACCTGCATACCCCAATCCTTTAATGTATTATAAGCATTGACAGACTTCTCTGCATCATGCTCGTCATCCTGGAAATTGAATTCAATCTGTGCGCCGTTTATTCCTCCGGCCTCATTGATTTCCTTTACTGCCAGTTCTGCGCCGTGCTGTACAGCCACGCCGTACACAGCCGCGCCGCCGGTCACAGGGCCGATGCCGCCAATTTTGAACACGCCGCCTGCCGCAGTGGTATCTGCTGCCTCACTTCCCTCTGCTTTTGCGTCTGCCGCAGTAGTTTCCGCTGCCTTTGTGGTCTCTGCCGTATTGGAACCGCCGCATGCTGTCAATGACATAGCCATAACGGCCGCCAGGCCCAGACTTAAAAATCTCTTCTTCATAATTAGCTCCTCCTCTTGCCTTTAAAATATAAAGCTTTCTATATTATAGGTAGTCCGGGTGGGTTTGTCAATCGTTTCATGAAAATTATGGTTTATTTTTGATGATTTGCCGAAAAATTAGAGCAAAAGCAGGTATAATCCGCCAAAAACAGGCTATTTTTTAGGGGAAGGGCACCATTTCTGGTTCCTTTCCCCTATTTTTTATTCCTCTGCCCACTCTAAATCCGAGTTTTCGATACGCTTATCCCTAAGCATCAGCTCCAGGACCGCTTCCTTTGCGGGCATGCCTCCGAACAGGATGGCATTGACCTGTTCCACGATTGGCATGGACACCTCGTACTGCTGTGACAGCGCCAGAGCCGCCCTGGCGGAATATACGCCTTCCACCACCATCTTCACCTCTGCCATGGCTTCCTCCATGGTACGGCCCTGGCCAATCAGTATGCCGGCCCTGCGGTTGCGGCTGTGCATGCTGGCGCAGGTCACAATCAAGTCCCCGATGCCTGTAAGCCCGGCAAATGTCTCCATCCGTCCGCCCATGTCAATGCCCAGGCGGGATATCTCCGCGATTCCTCTGGTAATGAGGGCTGCCTTGGTGTTGTCACCGTATCCCAGGCCGTCGGCCATACCGGCGGCCAGGGCAATCACATTCTTAAGGGCTCCTCCCAGCTCGATTCCCAGCACATCCGGGCTGGTATACACGCGGAACACTTCGCTCATAAAGATTCCCTGGACAAATTCAGCCACGCTGCGTTTATGAGCGCCCGCCACACATGTGGTGGGAAGTCCCCTGCTCACTTCCTCCGCATGGCTGGGTCCGGAAAGGACTGTCACCTCCGCCTCCGGCAGCTCCTCCTCAATTATCTGGGACAGGGTCATGAGGCTCTTTTCCTCGATTCCCTTTGCCACATTGGTTATCACCTGGCCCTGCTTTATGTAGGCCCTCATCCTTTGTGATGTCTGCCTCACAAAAACCGAGGGAACAGCAAGTACCAGAAGGTCCTTGTCCCTCATAGCCTCCTCAAGGTCATCCGTAAGCCCGATTGCTTCCGGGATCCTTACCTCAGAAAGGTTGCGATGGATACGCGTATCCTTTAGTTCCGCTATCTCCTGCGGGATGGCGGACCATATCTGTACCGTATGTCCATTGCCGTTAAGTAAAACTGACAGGGCCGTACCCCAAGTACCTGATCCGATTACACCGATTGATGCCATAACCTCACCGTCCATTAATTGTTTTTTACTGTCCTTTGTATACTACTCTGTCTTTTTCTTAGCGCCTACCTTGTTCTCCCTGCCCTGTGCCAGCCTGACGATATTCGCCCTGTGCCTCCAGAAAGCCATGGCCGCTATCACCGCGGAAACAGCGTAGAACTGGGGTCTGGCCTCGGGTACGAGCCCGTAAGCCCCCAAATGGCCGAAATAGATGTTCCAGCACAGGAAAATAGCGGACACCACCAGGGAGCCCAGGGACACATACCTGGTCACTGCCACGATGAGCACAAAGACCAGCAGGCAGACAGCCGTCAGCCGCCAGTCCAGTGAAAACATGATCCCTGCTGTCGCCGCAATTCCCTTACCGCCCTTAAACTTAAGATAAAAAGGAAAATTATGGCCCAATATGACGCCGAAGCCCGTACAGAGTATCAGCACATAGATATACCCCGGCTGGGACCGGAAAAGAATCCTTACCAGGAAGCAGGGTATCACCGTTTTCAGGAAATCACCCATGAATACAATGAGACCTGCCTTTACTCCCATGACGCGCAGCGCGTTGGTACTCCCCGAATTGCCGCTGCCGTGCTGGCGTATATCAATTCCCTTGGACTTGCCGTAAATGAAACCGGTCTGGAATAAACCAAAAACATATCCCATGACCAAACATATAATCTGTTCCACTCCTTAATCCCCCTTTTCTTACACTTATTGCTCTTTTCCTCTTCGTTCCCTGACAAGAAATTTTAAGGATGTGCCCTTAAAGCCGAAGGCATTTCTGATCTGGTTCTCCAGATACCTGGTATAAGAAAAATGCATCAGCTCCTTGTCATTGACAAAGATCACAAAGGTAGGAGGCTTTACCGCCACTTGGGTCATATAGTAAATCTTAAGCCGTTTTCCCTTGTCTGAAGGCGGCTGCTGCATGGCCACTGCCTCTGTCATGATTTCATTGAGAACGCCGGTGGCCACCCTCAGGTTCTGGTTCTGGCGCACCACGTCAATCATCTCAAAAAGCTTGGTGAGACGCTGTCCCGTTGCCGCGGATATAAAAAGGAATTCCGCGTAAGGGATGAAGGAGAGGATCTCCTTGATTTTCCTGGTATATTCATATATGGTCTTGTCCGTTTTCTCGATGGCATCCCACTTATTTACGGCCACAATGATTCCCTTGCCCCTCTCATGGGCGATTCCGGCAATCTTGGCATCCTGCTCCGTGACGCCTTCTGTTGCGTCTATGACCACAACCACCACATCGGCCCGTTCCACAGCGGACACGGTGCGGATGATGCTGTAGCGCTCCAGTTCTTCCTTTATCTTGCTCTTGCGGCGCAGGCCGGCCGTATCTATGAATACATAAGGCGTGCCTTCATGGATAACCTCCGTATCCACCGCATCCCTGGTGGTGCCCGCTATATCCGACACAATGACACGGTTCTCACCCAGAAGCTTATTTATAATGGAAGACTTTCCCACATTCGGCTTGCCTACCACGGCAATCCTTGGCCGCTCGTCCTCCTCTTCCTCCATCTGCTCCGAGTCAAAGTGCTTCACCACCTCGTCCAGCAGATCACCGATTCCCAGCCGTGAAGCAGCCGACACAGCGATGGGATCTCCGATTCCCAGATTGTAAAACTCGTAGACGTCATTGCCGTACTTGGCAACGCTGTCCACCTTGTTCACAGCCAGCACCACCGGCTTGTGGGACTTGCGCAGCAAATCAGCCACCTTTGAATCCGCGTCCACCAGTCCCTGGCGCACATCCACGATAAAAACAATCACATCCGCGGTGGAAATGGCAATCTCCGCCTGCTCGCGCATCTGGGACAGGATGATATCCTTGGAATCCGGCTCAATGCCGCCGGTGTCAATCAGCGTGAAATTCATATTCAGCCATTCGCAGTCCGCGTAAATCCGGTCCCTGGTCACGCCCGGCGTGTCCTTTACAATGGAAATGGTATCTCCTGCTATGACATTAAACAACGTAGACTTTCCCACATTGGGCCTGCCTACGATTGCAACTATTGGTTTGCTCATGTTTATAACCTCCTCATTAATGACCTTACGTCACATCTGCCTGCGCACAATCCGGTACTCATCATCGGACTGGTAATAAGGACATGCGTTTACGGTACCTCTCAAAAAGCGCCCCATCTCATCCTCATCCAGATTCACTTCACAGACATAGTAATCATTTTCCTCATCATATACGTAATTGCCGCAGCACTCGCAGCTGGTCTTTCTGTTCTTTTCCGGTTTCATATGAATCCATATCCTTTAACACAAATTCTTCGCATCCGCTTGATTTTACTATACCGGACCTGACTTGTAAAGCACTTTCTTATTAACCTCTATCATAGCAATATAACTTATTTTTGTAAATGCAAAGTTAATTTTCTAAAAATGTTTCTGAAAATTTCTTGTTTTTTTTGACGAAATTATATCAACCCCTTGACCCGGTCAGACGGAAATGGTATAAATCATATGTGATATTTTCAAACAAATGATGATTTCAAAGGAGCAAAGCTATCATGGCTAACAATTTTGTATTCAAAGATTCCCTTCCCGTAGCGCCTTTAAAAATCGCCGCACTGGAAAGCTGTAAGAATCTTGCAGCCAAGGTGAACGACCATATTGTACAATTCAGGCGCAATGATATAGAGGAACTGATGCGCCGCAAGGAGGACCTTCACTACCGCGGTTATGACGTGGATTCCTATCTGCTTCACTGCAGCTGTCCCAGATTCGGAACAGGCGAGGGCAAGGCCGTCATCAATGAATCCGTAAGAGGCACAGATGTTTTTGTCATGGTGGATGTGATGAATTACAGCATTCCCTATACGGTAAGCGGTTATACCAACCATATGTCGCCGGACGACCATTTTCAGGATTTGAAGCGGATTATCGGGGCCTGCTCCGCCACTGCCCACAGGGTCAATGTGGTCATGCCCTTCCTATATGAAAGCCGCCAGCACAAGCGCAGCAAACGCGAGTCCCTGGACTGCGCCATGGCTTTAGAGGAGCTGGCAGCCTTGGGTGTGGAAAACATCATCACCTTTGACGCCCACGACCCGCGGGTACAGAACGCCATCCCGCTGATTGGCTTTGACAATTTCATGCCCACGTATCAGTTTGTAAAGGCCCTCTTTTTCCATGATTCCAACATCCGTATTGATAAAGAACACTTAATGGTCATCAGCCCGGACGAGGGCGCCATGAACCGCGCCGTATACCTTGCCAACAACCTGGGTGTGGACATGGGTATGTTCTATAAGCGCAGGGATTATTCCCAGGTAATCGGCGGACGCAACCCAATCGTGGCCCATGAATTCCTGGGTTCTTCCGTAGAAGGAAAGACCGTACTTATCATCGACGATATGATATCCTCCGGCGAAAGCATGCTGGATACCTGCAAGGAGTTAAAGGAACACAAGGCTGACAAGGTCATTGTATGCTGTACCTTCGGTCTCTTCACCAACGGCCTTGAGAAATTTGACGAGTACTACCACCAGGGATATCTGGATTATGTCATCACCACCAACCTGAATTACCGCACCCAGGAACTGATTGACAGAGAGTGGTATCTGGAAGCCGACATGAGCAAATACCTGGCCGCTGTCATCAACTCCATGAACCATGACCGCTCCATCAGCGCCTCCCTTTCTCCCACGGAGAAGATTCAGAAGCTGGTCCAGAAGCATCAGAACGGCGGATACGAGTATTTCCAGAAGCTTGTATAAAACCCTGTCATCCATGTAGAAGAATCAATACCGAGGAATTAATACAGGAAAATCAATATTCAAAAATGCACGGTCCGCGGCAGCGAAATGCCCACCGAAAGGGACTGTGCATTTTTTTGTTTCTCTCGATTGTCACACCAGGTTCCATGCGGCGGTACTTCCATGGCAGCCAGCTGTTCCTGCTGCATGGTCTCAAAATATCCGCCTCCCATAATGTCCCAGTACATCCGGCTGCGCTCCATCCGCTGTTCCAGAACAGGCCATGCTACCTAAGGCACAGAAACGCCGCCAGGTTTCCCCGCTCCTCCCCCACCTTCCTGTGAGAAAAGAGGTAATCGCTGTTGCACATGGTACAAATATTAGTAATATGAATATTCTCCCGACGTATGCCCGCCTCACGGAAAATGATTTCATTGGCCTTCCACAAATCCAGCTGGTACTTTCCGGGTCTTTTTCCCTGGCAATAGAGTTCTTCCCAGTATTCCGGCTCAAAGGCTTTCCTGAATTCCTCCACCACTTCACCGCCCACTTCAAAGCATTCCCGGCAGATGCTGGGGCCCACACATGCAATCAGATCCCCCGGCTTTGTGCCAAAGGCTTCCTTCATGGCATCCACCGTCACCTGGCCCATACGTTTAACCGTCCCTCTCCATCCGGAGTGGCTGAGCCCGATGGCCCTGTTCACCGGGTCCAGAAGGTACAGGGGCACACAGTCCGCATAAAAGGTCACCAGGGTAAGCCCCGGCACATCGGTAATCAGGCCGTCGATGTCCCTGTAATCCCTTTCCCTTACAACGCCCTTTCCCGCATCCTCCTGTGTCACCCGGCGCAGGTTGACCGTATGTGTCTGGTGGGACACCACCATTCGGTCCCGCTCCACTCCCAGGGCAGCTGCCATACGCGTAAAGTTTTCCAGCACATCTTCCGCCGCGTCTCCCCTGCTGTAAGAGAAATTCATGGTGGAGAACTTTCCCCTGCTGGCTCCGCCCATGCGGGTGGAAAAACCATTGACCGCCAGTCCGGTATCATCCAGCGCCTTAAATGAGAGATAGGGAACGCCCGTACTGTCTTTTATGTCAAATACGTGAGACTTGTTCTTATAGCTCCAGTTTATATCCATAACACCATTGCCTCCTTATATTCAAAATGCATCCTGTATCAGCTCAATGTCACTGCCCAGAATTCCTACCACGTCAAACCGGCAGGGAACATCTGCGCCCATTCCATGGCTGTACAGATAAAAGGCCGCTGCCCGCCGTATCCTCTCCTGCTTCCTTGCGTCAACAGCCTCTGCCGGGCTTCCCATGGACAGCCCGGAACGGTATTTAACCTCCGCGAAAACAAGATATATGCCATGGCGGCAAATCAAATCAATTTCTCCCTGGCGGCAACGGAAATTCCGTTCCAGCACGCGGTAACCCTTACTTGTTAAAAAAACAGCCGCTGTTTCCTCATAACGGCTGCCTGTCTGTCTCTTATTCATATGTATCCGCCTGTTCCTATGTATCCGCCTGTTCCTATGTATCCGCCTGAACAATATTTCTGATAAAGCTTCTCCTGTGAATGGGGCAGGGACCAAGCTCCCTGATGGCAGCTATGTGGGCCGCCGTCCCGTATCCCTTGTGTTTGGCGAATCCATATCCCGGAAACAGTTCCTCATACCCGGCCATCATATGGTCCCTGGTGACCTTTGCCAGGACGCTGGCCGCCGCTATGGACAGGCTCTTTGCGTCCCCCTTAATAATAGGCACCTGCACCGCATCCAGCCCGGGAATGGTGACAGCGTCGTTGAGAAGTATTTCCGGCTTCACGGCAAGGCCCTTCACAGCCTCCCTCATGGCCTCATAGGTAGCCTGAAGAATATTGATTTCGTCAATCCTGGCAGGAGTTGCCAGGCCCACATTCCATGCAACAGCCTTTTCCTTTATCTCTAGGAACAGCTCCTCCCGGCGTTTCTCCGACAGCTTCTTGGAATCGTTGAGATACAGGATGCGGCATCCCTTTGGCAGCACCACGGCTCCTGCTGCCACCGGTCCTGCCAAAGGTCCCCGTCCGGCTTCATCAATGCCGCAGATATAAGTGTATGCGTCATATTCCTTCTCGTATTCCGCCATGGCCTCCAGACGGGCCATTTCCTGCTCCAGCTTTTCTCCCTTTAGCACCCTTGCAGCCATTGTCATCCCACCTTGTCCTTTTGATTCTCCGGCTCCTCTAACGTGATCCGTCCCAGCTTTCCCGCCCTGAAATCATCCAGAAGCAGGGCTGCCGCCCTGGACACATCCAGATCCCCGCCTTTTAACAGGCAGGCCCGGACCCTGGCAATTTCCTCCAGGATAAATGCCGCTTCCTTTCCCTCCGTCTCCAGGCCAAACCGTTCAGACAGCACCTGAGGATAACGCTTTTTCAAAAAGCGTATGAGCTCCCAGGCCAGCTCGTCTTTGTTGAGAATCTGGTCATTGATGGAGCCGATGAGAGCCAGCTTAAGGCCCACCTGCTGGTCCTCAAATCTGGGCCACAGGATACCGGGGGTGTCCAAAAGCTCCAGCGTCTTATTCAGGCGTATCCACTGGTTTCCCTTGGTGACGCCGGGCTTGTTGCCAGTCTTGGCGCAGGCCTTTCCCGCGAAGGAATTGATGAAGGTGGACTTACCCACATTGGGAATCCCCACCACCATGGTACGGATGGGACGGTTGAGTATGCCCCTGCGCCGGTCCCTCTCTATCTTTTCCTTACAGGCATCCTGGATTACGGACTGCACCTGCTTAAGTGTTCCCTTGTTCCTGGCATCAATCTTCACCACATGAATGCCCTTGTCCTCAAACCAGGCTGCCCAGCGGGCAGTCTGCCCCTCGTCCGCCAGGTCCGATTTGTTGAGAAGCACCATCCTGGCCTTGCCCGCGCCCAGGTCATCAATGTCCGGGTTCCGGCTGGAAAGGGGAACCCTGGCGTCTACCAGCTCTATTACCAGGTCAATAAGCTTCATATCTTCCTTCATGGCCCGCTTTGCCTTGGTCATATGACCAGGATACCACTGAATGTTCATATTTGTAAACTCCTGTTCTATCTTGAATGAATGAAGTCCAGCTTCAGAAGGGGGAACATCCTGAACCAGACCTTGCCCTGTATCTGTTCTCTTTTTACATTTCCAATATTGGGGAAACGGCTGTCCTCACTGCTGTCCCTGTTATCTCCCAGCAGGAAATACTCGTTGTCCTCCAGCTTAATGGGAGTGTCCGCCCTTCCTGCCAGGGACACCTGTTCCAGGCCGTCCTCGGCATTTAAAAGCTCGCCGTCAATGAATATATAACCGCCCTTAATCTGCACGGTCTCGCCGGGAAGACCGATGATCCGCTTTACATTCTTCTTGTGGTCCTCACGCTCAAATACCACGATATCAAACCGTTCCGGCTTTCCCACATCATAAATCAGGCGATTCACCAGGACCACGTCGTCCGCATCTAAAACTGGCTGCATGGAACCGCCCGACACAGGCACCTGAGTACAGAAACTGTAGACCAGGAACCAGGCACAGGCCAGGACCAACACCACATTGACCGCCCAGCGGACTGCTTTTCTCAGCCACGCCGTATCCTCATTCACATAAAAATCCATGTACCCACACCTATCTCTTAAGGCACTTCCCGGACTGCTTCCGGGTATGTCGCCTGCTTAACAAAATAGAGTTTGCATCTGCAAACTCTATTCTCACTTCCACTACCTGATTATTTAACTAATTCTCTAACCTTGGCAGCCTTACCAACCCTGTCTCTTAAGTAGTTCAGCTTTGCTCTTCTTACTTTACCCTTACGTACAACCTCTACGTTGTCAACGCTTGGGGAATGTAATGGCCAGGTCTTCTCAACGCCGATACCATTGGAGTTCTTCCTTACGGTAAAGGTCTCTCTGGCTCCGCCGTTCTGTCTCTTAATGACAGTTCCCTCGAAAATCTGGATTCTCTCGCGGTTTCCCTCTCTAATTTTGTTGTATACCTTAACGGTATCGCCAACGTTAAAGCTGGGTACGCTTTCCTTCAACTGGGCTGCTTCAATGTTCTTAATAATATCGTTCATCGTGTGAACCTCCTTCATCTATTGGATGTTCTTAATACGCCGGCAGTAAATCAGATTCACTACTCACAGTAACAGAGGACCATCTATTTCTTGTCACAACGACTTATTCTAGCATATATTGTCCCAAAATGCAAGCATTTTATGAGCTGTTTCGCCTTCCTTCTATATTCTCCTCTTTCTCCTCAGGAAGGACATACAGATGGACCTT is a window of Enterocloster clostridioformis DNA encoding:
- a CDS encoding ABC transporter substrate-binding protein, encoding MKKRFLSLGLAAVMAMSLTACGGSNTAETTKAAETTAADAKAEGSEAADTTAAGGVFKIGGIGPVTGGAAVYGVAVQHGAELAVKEINEAGGINGAQIEFNFQDDEHDAEKSVNAYNTLKDWGMQVLMGTVTSAPCIAVADKTAADNMFQITPSGSAVECAANPNVFRICFSDPDQGAASAKYIGENKLASKVAVIYDSSDVYSSGIYEKFVEESANQGIEIVAAEAFTADSNKDFSTQLQKSKDAGAELVFLPIYYTEASLILQQASTMGFAPQFFGCDGMDGILQVENFDTKLAEGLMLLTPFAADATDDLTVKFVDSYKAAYNEVPVQFAADAYDAIYAIKAAIEDANVTPDADAGTICDALKASMLNIKLDGLTGEGMTWTEDGEPHKAPKAVKVADGAYTAM
- the plsY gene encoding glycerol-3-phosphate 1-O-acyltransferase PlsY gives rise to the protein MEQIICLVMGYVFGLFQTGFIYGKSKGIDIRQHGSGNSGSTNALRVMGVKAGLIVFMGDFLKTVIPCFLVRILFRSQPGYIYVLILCTGFGVILGHNFPFYLKFKGGKGIAATAGIMFSLDWRLTAVCLLVFVLIVAVTRYVSLGSLVVSAIFLCWNIYFGHLGAYGLVPEARPQFYAVSAVIAAMAFWRHRANIVRLAQGRENKVGAKKKTE
- a CDS encoding branched-chain amino acid ABC transporter permease, which codes for MGFINYLINGISLGSVYAIIALGYTMVYGIAKMLNFAHGDVIMIGSYVVFVTVSTMGLPPMAGVLLAVAVCTLLGMTIERIAYKPLRGASPLAVLITAIGVSYLLQNVALLIFGADTKSFTSVVTLPAIKLAGGEMTITGETVVTILSCVIIMIGLTAFINKSKAGQAMLAVSEDRGAATLMGINVNGTIALTFAIGSALAAIAGVLLCSAYPSLTPYTGSMPGIKAFVAAVFGGIGSIPGAFIGGILLGVIEILSKAYISSQMSDAIVFSVLIIVLLVKPTGILGKKINEKV
- a CDS encoding NAD(P)H-dependent glycerol-3-phosphate dehydrogenase, which translates into the protein MASIGVIGSGTWGTALSVLLNGNGHTVQIWSAIPQEIAELKDTRIHRNLSEVRIPEAIGLTDDLEEAMRDKDLLVLAVPSVFVRQTSQRMRAYIKQGQVITNVAKGIEEKSLMTLSQIIEEELPEAEVTVLSGPSHAEEVSRGLPTTCVAGAHKRSVAEFVQGIFMSEVFRVYTSPDVLGIELGGALKNVIALAAGMADGLGYGDNTKAALITRGIAEISRLGIDMGGRMETFAGLTGIGDLIVTCASMHSRNRRAGILIGQGRTMEEAMAEVKMVVEGVYSARAALALSQQYEVSMPIVEQVNAILFGGMPAKEAVLELMLRDKRIENSDLEWAEE
- the ltrA gene encoding group II intron reverse transcriptase/maturase; amino-acid sequence: METGHGIKYRQLHIEDYLREIPAEQGRETGEYAHERITGNPDTNTDFRTDNLLDTILRSDNLNAAYKKVKTNKGVGGIDGMQVDELLPYLREHQSELVEQVREGKYKPNPVRRVEIPKEEKGKTRKLGIPTVVDRVIQQAIAQELTPLYEEQFSDNSIGFRPGRGAHDALERCRKYINEGYVYVVSMDLQSYFDTVNHSKLIEVLSRTVKDGRVISLIHKYLKAGVMEDGGFHATTEGVPQGGPLSPLCGNVMLNELDKELERRGHKYVRYADDCLILCKSRKSAERTMENIVPFITGKLFLKVNLQKTTVSHVSKIKYLGYGFYRHKGKCRMRIHPKSVAKMKNRIRELTTRGNKWSNQEREEKLRSYARGWINYYRYADMKSLMEQTDEWLRHRIRAVYWKQWKKVRTRYKMLRALHLPEWKVHEMANCRKGVWRAAGMLNSALTKRIIVDRLGYPDMTAHYLKVRVNY